The DNA segment TCAAGACTATACTGGCGCCTCAATCCCCAACTCCTCACAATACCTCGCAATAGTGGCATCGGTGCTTTTCAGGGCTTCGGCCACTTGCCTCAGTTCGGTGCTTATGGCCTGTAGGTCAATGGCGGCCTCTTCCTCAAAGGTGTCCACATAGCGCGGTATGTTCAGGTTGTAGTCGTTGTCGCGCACTTCTTCGAGGGTAGCGATGTAGGCGTATTTTTCTTCTAACACTTGAGATTCTTCGCTGCGCTCAGAATGACAATAGGAAGCATAGGTATCGGTTATCTTGGCAATGTCCGCTAGCCGCAGCTTGTTCTGGGTCTTCACCTTCTCGTAGTGCTGGCTGGCATCTATAAAGAGGATGTTGTTGCTTCTATCAGCGCCCTTCGATACGATTCCTTCGGAATCACTCAGGGTGACGCGCTGAGAACGGTTCTTTTTCAGCACGAGGATGCAGGTGGGTATGCTGGTGCCAAAGAAGATGTTGGCAGGCAGGCCTATCACGGCATCGAGGTAATTGCGGTCGTCTATCAGAAACTGGCGGATGTGGCCTTCGGCCCCACCACGGAACAGCACACCATGGGGCAGCACGCAGGCCATGGTGCCATCGTCTGCCAACTGGTGCACCATGTGCTGCACAAAGGCAAAATCGGCCTTGCTGCCGGGGGCCAACCGCCCGTAGGCCGCAAAGCGCGGGCTGTTCATGTGCAAAGGGTTGGCGCTCCACTGTGCCGAAAATGGCGGGTTGGCCACCACGGCCTCGAAGCGTTCTTCCACGTGCTGTGGGCGTTCGAGCGTGTCCTCGTTCTTGATGTCGAACTTGCGGTAATGCACGTTGTGCATGATCATGTTCATGCGTGCCAAGTTGTAGGTGGTGGGGTTGCTCTCCTGCCCATAGAACTTACCCGCATCCAGCACTTCCTTCGCCACGCGCAAGAGCAGCGAACCACTGCCACAGGTGGGGTCGTACACGCTTTTGAGGCGTTTCTTGCCAGTGGTGACCAGCTTGGCCAATACGGTGCTCACCTCCTGCGGGGTGTAGAACTCGCCCGCCTTTTTGCCCGCTCCGCTGGCAAACTGCCCAATGAGGTATTCGTAGGCATCGCCCAGCACATCGGTCTCGCTGTTGTCTATCTGAAAGTCGATCTGGTTGAGATGCACGAGCACTTTCACGATCAGTGCGTTCTTGTCGTCCGTGGTCTTGCCCAGCTTGCTGCTGGTGAGGTCGAGGTCTTCAAAGAGGTTCTGAAAGTCCTCTTCGCTCTCGGTGCCTACGGTGCTGTTGGTGATGTTGTTGAGCACCGTTTTGAGGTCTTCGAGAATGAAGTTCTCCTCGCCTTCGCCACCGCTCCTGCGCACCATCTCGCTGAAGAGTTCGGAGGGTTTGAGGAAGAAGCCCACGCTTTCGAGGGCCATGTCCTTCACGGCCGTCAGGTATTGCTGCCCTTTGGGGGTTCTTTCGTCCAGCTCGTCATAGCGCAGACCATCAGGTTTCAGGATGGCATCGGCATAGCCATGCATCTTTTCGCTCAGGTACTTGTAGAAAATGAACCCAAGGATATAGTCGCGGAAATCGTCCGCGCCCATCTTGCCCCGCAGGGTATTGGCAATGTCCCAGAGTTTGGTCTTGAGGTTTTCGCTCATTATGAGGTCTACAGATTTAATGTGCTGCTAACTTAACACCCTTCATCCATATCTGCAATAGCTTCTTTTAAGCTTTTAGGCGTTAGGTATTAGGAGTTAGCGATTAGCACTTTTTCAATTCCTCTGTTCTTCCGTTCTTCTGTTCCCTTAACCGCAAAGACGCGGAGTTAGCGCAAAGGGCTGATTGAGGTTAGAGGAGAGAGGTTTGAGGTTAGAGGTATTAGGAGTTAGGTATTAGGAGTTAGCGATTAGCACTTTTTCAATTCCTCTGTTCTTCTGTTCCCTTAACCGCAAAGACGCGGAGTTGGCGCAAAGGGCGCAAAGATGTTCTCTGTTCTTCTGTTCCCTTCGACTTCGCTCAGGGTACGCTCCATCGGCTTCGCTCAGGGTGACAACGGACCATGGTCAATGGTCAATGGTCAATGGTCTATAATCTATGGTCTATAGTCTGTGGTCAATGGTCTATGGTCTGTGGTCTGTGGACTGTGGTCTGTGGACTATGGTCTGTGGTCAATGGTCTGTGGTCAATGGTCTGTAATCTATGGTCTGTAATCTATGGTCGTCAGCATGGCAAGGAAACATAGCAAAAGACACCTAAACAAGGCGCGCCCACCGCAAAAAGCGCCCTCCTCTAGCCTAGTCTAAGCACAAAAGCGGCAAAAAACCCCCAAACATGAACTTTATGTTGGGCATCAAAGACTTTCTGATGGGCAACATAAACTTTCTGATGGGCAACATAAACTTTCTGATGGGCAACATAAACTTTCTGATGGGCAACATAAACTTTCTGATGGGCAACATAAACTTTCTGATGGGCAACATAAACTTTCTGAAGGGCAACATAAACTTTCTGAAGGGCAACATAAACTTTCTGATGGGCATCATAAAACTTTTGTTGGGGCACATAAAACTTTTGTAAGTCAGCATTTTGGGGCAACAGACCGAGCCAGATGCCGCCATGCAGCCTTTGTTGTGTTTTGTCTATTATATACAACAGCATACGACTTTTTTAGACCTAGGCGATGCCCGAGCCAGTGCCAAATAAATGGCCAATATGGATGATTCGGCAGGAACTTTCAAAAAAACACATGAAAATTATTCTTATTGATTTTCAAGTACTTACAATTATTTACGTCATTTTTTCAAAAATAAATTTGGATAATTCAAAAATCCATTTTTAACTTTGACACGCTGTTGAAGGTCAGGATCCGGCCTAAGAAAAAGGAAAAGAGTTAACGCAAGTGGGACCTAACTTGCACAGTGCCTAACTAAAACTCTATAAATATGGCACGTGTAAAACTCGGCTTTAGTCGTTTTTCGATTACAGTCAAAATTCTCAGAGCCCGAATGATCGTGCAAAGCATGACGGGCAATCCAAATTTTTCAACCTTGCCACCAGAAATCGATCTTCCCGTGATTGCGGACGCCATCGATCTGCTGGAAAAGACGGCACAGGCAGCCATCAAAGGCGGCACGGACAAGAACTTGGCCAAGTACCTTGCAGATGCCACCTTGGTTGGGCTGATGAGCAAACTACAGGATTATGTGCAGGTGGCCAGCAATGGCGATCCGCTCGTTATCGAAAGCTCTGGCATGGAAGTGCGCAGAGAGCGCGTGCCTGCTGTTCTGCTGGATGCGGTCAATAACCCAGATGCAACTGTTGGCAAGAATGCAGGCGAGGTGCTTGTAACTTGGGATGGTCTTGCAGGTTCTAAAGGATATGTGGTAGAAATGAAGTTGCCAGCCAACGCCATTCCTCAGGCCATACCCGATGGTGGAAATACGGATGTGATGCTGCCTAGCGCAGCTGCTTCGGAATGGGTACGTATAGATACGGTGACCAAGAGCCGCTTAGTGGTGCAAGGTTTGGAAACAGGTCAGGTCTATAGTTTCCGTATTGCCGCCTTCAATGCCGCAGGACAGGGAGCTTACTCTCAAACAGTTAGTAGCGTAGCAAAATAATCGCTTCTCTTTCGGGGTCGCTGCGCCACCGTGGCGACCCCTTCCAAGAGCTTTATTACCGTACAGCCCCATCTTCTTTGGAGGATGGTATAAGGCACATGGTGTCGTTTTTCCCACTGTGGGCCCCACCCCGAATGACTATGGTTGTTTGGGGTTTCGGTTGAGGGACTAGGTGCTAGCTATTAGCTTTGAGGTTAGAGGTACTAGGAGTTAGGT comes from the Flavobacteriales bacterium genome and includes:
- a CDS encoding type I restriction-modification system subunit M produces the protein MSENLKTKLWDIANTLRGKMGADDFRDYILGFIFYKYLSEKMHGYADAILKPDGLRYDELDERTPKGQQYLTAVKDMALESVGFFLKPSELFSEMVRRSGGEGEENFILEDLKTVLNNITNSTVGTESEEDFQNLFEDLDLTSSKLGKTTDDKNALIVKVLVHLNQIDFQIDNSETDVLGDAYEYLIGQFASGAGKKAGEFYTPQEVSTVLAKLVTTGKKRLKSVYDPTCGSGSLLLRVAKEVLDAGKFYGQESNPTTYNLARMNMIMHNVHYRKFDIKNEDTLERPQHVEERFEAVVANPPFSAQWSANPLHMNSPRFAAYGRLAPGSKADFAFVQHMVHQLADDGTMACVLPHGVLFRGGAEGHIRQFLIDDRNYLDAVIGLPANIFFGTSIPTCILVLKKNRSQRVTLSDSEGIVSKGADRSNNILFIDASQHYEKVKTQNKLRLADIAKITDTYASYCHSERSEESQVLEEKYAYIATLEEVRDNDYNLNIPRYVDTFEEEAAIDLQAISTELRQVAEALKSTDATIARYCEELGIEAPV
- a CDS encoding fibronectin type III domain-containing protein, with the translated sequence MARVKLGFSRFSITVKILRARMIVQSMTGNPNFSTLPPEIDLPVIADAIDLLEKTAQAAIKGGTDKNLAKYLADATLVGLMSKLQDYVQVASNGDPLVIESSGMEVRRERVPAVLLDAVNNPDATVGKNAGEVLVTWDGLAGSKGYVVEMKLPANAIPQAIPDGGNTDVMLPSAAASEWVRIDTVTKSRLVVQGLETGQVYSFRIAAFNAAGQGAYSQTVSSVAK